In a single window of the Novosphingobium sp. IK01 genome:
- a CDS encoding NAD(P)-dependent alcohol dehydrogenase, which translates to MIKTVGYAAQTPTSPLAPFHFERRDLRTNDIAMEILYCGVCHSDLHWSRNDWGWTIFPAVPGHEIVGRVTQVGSDVTRYKVGDHVAVGCMVDSCKHCDQCDKGEEQLCREGNTGTYGGFDRFTNDYTLGGYAKHLVVREDFALRMPEGLDLAQAAPLLCAGITTYSPLRTWNVGPGSRVGVIGLGGLGHMAVKLAAAMGAKVTVLSRTADKADDARALGADGLLVSSDEQAMAGAANSFDLIIDTVPVKHDLNPYMPLLDVDGTLVIVGQIGPVAEPSTVPLVLGRRRIAGSPIGGIRETQEMLDFCAEKNVLPDVEMIRMDEINHAFERMEKSDVRYRFVIDMASLDMASA; encoded by the coding sequence GTTTCATTTCGAGCGCCGCGACTTGCGCACGAACGACATCGCGATGGAAATCCTCTATTGCGGCGTCTGCCACTCCGACCTCCACTGGTCGCGCAACGACTGGGGCTGGACGATCTTCCCGGCGGTTCCGGGCCACGAGATCGTGGGCCGGGTGACGCAAGTGGGCTCCGATGTTACCCGCTACAAGGTCGGCGATCATGTGGCCGTGGGCTGCATGGTCGACAGCTGCAAGCATTGCGACCAGTGCGACAAGGGCGAGGAACAGCTGTGCCGCGAGGGCAACACCGGCACGTATGGCGGCTTCGACCGCTTCACCAACGACTACACGCTGGGCGGCTATGCCAAGCACCTCGTGGTGCGCGAGGATTTTGCCCTGCGCATGCCCGAGGGGCTCGATCTGGCCCAGGCGGCGCCGCTGCTCTGCGCCGGGATCACGACATATTCGCCGCTGCGCACGTGGAATGTCGGCCCCGGCAGCCGGGTGGGCGTGATCGGGCTTGGCGGCCTTGGCCACATGGCGGTCAAGCTCGCCGCCGCGATGGGCGCGAAGGTCACCGTGCTGAGCCGCACCGCCGACAAGGCCGATGACGCGCGGGCGCTGGGCGCCGATGGCCTGCTGGTGTCGAGCGACGAGCAGGCCATGGCTGGGGCGGCCAACAGCTTCGACCTGATCATCGACACGGTGCCGGTCAAGCACGACCTCAATCCCTACATGCCGCTGCTCGATGTCGACGGTACGCTGGTCATTGTCGGCCAGATCGGGCCGGTGGCCGAACCCTCGACCGTGCCGCTCGTCCTCGGGCGCCGCCGGATTGCCGGTTCGCCGATCGGCGGCATTCGCGAAACGCAGGAAATGCTCGATTTCTGCGCGGAAAAGAATGTCCTGCCCGATGTCGAGATGATCCGCATGGACGAGATCAACCATGCGTTCGAGCGCATGGAAAAGTCGGACGTGCGCTATCGCTTCGTGATCGACATGGCTTCGCTCGATATGGCTTCGGCCTGA